The Bacteroidota bacterium genomic interval ATGCGGTCCGGTTCACGCTTTGCATAGGCGATAATTCCGGTTAATCCTTGGCCCGATGTATTGTCCAGCCAAAGACAGGCGTATTGTTTCGACAATTCATCCCAGCCGATGGTGACGAGAGCTTCATATGCGGGGGCGCCGGTGCTGTCTCTCTCGCGGGAGACCTCGTGAAATTGCATGTATTCATGTCCAAGGATCCATTGCGCAGCGACGTCGTGAGTGGTCTGTTTTCCGGCGATGGTGCCGCGAAGAATCCAGGTGCCGGCAAACTGGTCGAGCAGCCGGTCCTGGAAAGATGCGTGTTGTGCAGACACCATGACCGCGCCAAGAAGACTACATGAAATCACAAGGAATACTCTTTTCATTGAATCACTCCTCTTGAATGAATAAACTGACCGAACACCGTAGTCATAAGTCGAATTGTTCTCTGAACTTCGCATTCCACTCGCGGTCCGTTGCTTAAATAAGCACGAGGCCTTCGATCGGTTGTGGCGTTTTTAGGCCATGCACAATAACGCCTCCGGTCCCCATCAACATGAACGAGCGGTTCGGCCGCCACCGATCATTTCCGTTCAACCGCGGACTTGATATCGTTCAGGTCTTGCAGGAGCGCTTTTTTCACCATCCCCCTGAAGAAAACCATCGGGAGCGACTTTAGTTTTGCAGCAATGCCTTGAGGTATGGAATCATGAGAACTCGTCAGCCTGATGCCGCTGATGTTCCCCGAAATGGTCATGGTGGATAAGAAGACGAATCCATCACTCTCCGCTCTCGTTTTATAGTACTCGTTCTCAGCGGCGTCGGTGATCCTCTTTTCCACAGCAGCCGGCTTCCCGAAATACATTCGGGTCTCGCGCCACTTGAGTCCTACAAGACCGCTCGTTGGTTTCTCAAGGAGTTCGATCTTCTCGATCCCGCTGATGATCTGCGCAGCGTTCTGGATGTCGGTCATGACGTTCCAGATCGTCTCCTTGGATCCGTTGATTGTGACCGTTGCTTCAACGATCATGTTGTTCCTCCTGGGGTTCGTGTAATGGTCCGGGGCTCATCGGCCGCATGGGACGGTCCGTATGGCAAAGCGTTTTGATGATACGTCATTGGTTCCGATAATGACGTTTTGATAGATAAGGACGTTCTTGCAAATTTTCGATGCGACGATCGTGCTCCCGCGTGCGTCATAAGCAAACAACACACTTCGAACTATTTGGGTAGAATTAATTTCACACTTGCTTTTTGTAGTGAAGGGCTACGATGCCGTCTTGAAGGGTTTTCGACCCGATAAGGTCAAACCGAAGGTTCGCCTGCAGCTTCACGGTTTCGAACAACCGCGCCCCTTTTCCGGCAATGACCGGGTGAACCACGAAATGATACTCGTCGATCACCCCGCGCTCAGAAAGCTGAGACGCAATGGTCAGCCCGCCGACGCAAATGTCCCCTCCGGACTGCCGTTTCAACGCAAGGACCTCTTCCACAAGATTTGCGCGCACGATCCGCCTCTTGCTTCCATCAACCTGTTTCAACGTCGTTGAGAAGACGACCATTTCGAGCGAGTCAAACACACTGGCAAACTCATTCTCCGATTCTGTTTCGGTAGGGTTTCCCGCGATGTCGGGCCAATAGGGGACCATGAGTTCATACGTTTTCCGGCCGTAAAGGAGAAGGCTCGAATTGCGCAGGATCCCGGTAAAGTACGCATGCACTTCTTCGTTGGGGATCATATCCGTGTGGCTGAAATAGCCGTCCGCGGTGACGTTGATCGCAAAAACAACCTTCCTCATAGGCCTCCCTTCATTACGTTGAATAAACATGCGGATGAAAAGCATTTTTATGCCGCATGGTTTGCGCGGTTGAAATCATTTTCATTCTTTCTTCTCTTTCATAAGCCTGATGCTCTCCTTCACCAACATCTTAACTATTTTGGCCGGTATCGGTTTATTTGCCGGAAAATTGACCACAGATCTCGTTCCGGTATAGTCTGCCAGTTCCGCTTTGTGCTTTGTTATTGCGAGGGGACGAACATGCAATCGCACATTAGGTTTCTTAAAACTGAACCAGGCAAACATACCATTATACTCATAGCCCTTATAGA includes:
- a CDS encoding SRPBCC family protein; the encoded protein is MIVEATVTINGSKETIWNVMTDIQNAAQIISGIEKIELLEKPTSGLVGLKWRETRMYFGKPAAVEKRITDAAENEYYKTRAESDGFVFLSTMTISGNISGIRLTSSHDSIPQGIAAKLKSLPMVFFRGMVKKALLQDLNDIKSAVERK
- a CDS encoding dihydrofolate reductase family protein — translated: MRKVVFAINVTADGYFSHTDMIPNEEVHAYFTGILRNSSLLLYGRKTYELMVPYWPDIAGNPTETESENEFASVFDSLEMVVFSTTLKQVDGSKRRIVRANLVEEVLALKRQSGGDICVGGLTIASQLSERGVIDEYHFVVHPVIAGKGARLFETVKLQANLRFDLIGSKTLQDGIVALHYKKQV
- a CDS encoding DUF1801 domain-containing protein, coding for MPANRRGTELNRSPSPKIDSREKIVKPTDAIKLGGVKEYIAKHPKDIQASLNEMKAAIQEAAPGALETVSYFEMPGFFYKGYEYNGMFAWFSFKKPNVRLHVRPLAITKHKAELADYTGTRSVVNFPANKPIPAKIVKMLVKESIRLMKEKKE